In Zygosaccharomyces rouxii strain CBS732 chromosome E complete sequence, the DNA window GACAACCTGCATTTTTCCAGATCTCTTAGGATCACCATAGGACGCTTCTTTGCTCCTTTCGTCTCTATCCAATAAATCAGGATGGTTACAAATTTTCCGCAAAATATCAATACCATATAGAACCCTTCTTTTTCCTCCCTTTATatcttctaattctctCGAATGtaaaaattccaaatattttcttctctgAACTTGAGTTAATTTACAGAACAAAAccatctctttcttttcaggCAAATCCTTTGCCACATCTGCTTTTACTCTACGAAGAAGATATGGTGATATCAAATCTCTTAAAGCAACTGCACACTTGTACCCTGTTTGGACCTGGATATTCGTAGCATTTGCATAACCGCCCATATTAATGGGCTGAAcaaattgttgttgaaagatAGGTAGTGTACCTAATTTACCAGGAAATATGAAATCGAAAAGAGACCAAAGCTCAGTTAAATTATTTTGGATTGGGGTTCCAGATAAAATCAATCTATTTGGAGTCTTCAGCTTCTTACAAGTTAGTGAAATATCAGAATCTGGGTTTCTTATTTTGTGGCCTTCATCCAATATACCATAAGCCCAATTAATTTTTAACAGTTTATCTGCATGTATCCTTAACCCCACATACGTGGTAATTAGTACGTGACCATCCTTGGCCACTTTATCTATCAGCGTTTGTAGCAGATTGTCAGATTCGACCTGAGCTTTCGTCTTACTcgaattttctaaatcccCATAGGAGAACTGGTTAGGATCTCCCGACATGATCATGTCctctaattcatcttcgctcatcttctttttacTAGCCATACCAGCACCAATTGAGTGTAATATGACAGTACGGAAAGGTGGCCACCAGTGATGAAATTCGGTACACCATTGTTTCATAACTGTTGCTGGACAAACGATCAAAACGGGGCCATCCAATTGATTAGAATGATGTAACGCAGCCAAGAATGCAATAACCTGAATAGTTTTACCTAACCccatttcatcaccaatgaTGCCACCACATTTTTGTTGGTATAATTCGTAAAGCCATTGTACGCAAGTCCGTTGGTAGTTGAAAAGTAAAGAATAGATTTCACCAGGtattctaaattcatcatcaagtTTAGCATCAGGAAATTCTTGATGTTTTTTTCTCCATTCAGGCCAATCTGGATTGTTATCTGTCTTGCGTCCCTGCGCTCGACGGTTACACCATTGACGAAGACGCTTTTGATAGAAAtattcatcaccatcatccTTGACAGCACCTGGCTGAAGAACAAtatcattttcctcttttaCATCTTCTCCTTGACTTACATCTAGATCATTCTCTTCGTCATCcatatcttcatccttgtagtcatcatcatcgtcattgCTTGGAGGGGATTTCTTTGCAACATCATtctcttcttgttcctgattttcctcttctccCTCCTCAGAATCGTTGGCCACTTCGAACCCTCTTTTAGACCCAAAGGCAGTTACTTGACCAGTTCTCACCAGGTAGTCTCTTTCTGATTCACCAGGTTTCTTACCCTCATCCTGAGAACTATCCCTGGTAGCATCACTTTTTTGAgactttttcaaatctcttaAACGTTTTCGTATATCCTTAATATCTGATAATATTGGCGGCAACTCATTATTCTTTATTTCATCAATCTGTTCCTGAAGTTTTTGTCTAGCTGAGATTCTAGAGGCATTGTTCCATCTCCTTGTTAATAGaccaattttatcattacaTTTTTCTACTGCATTTTGAGCCCTTTCCAGTCTTCCTTGCTCTTGCTCTAGGAGTTGTTGATTAATAAGACTGGTAGCATCATTTTGAATTCTCTGTTCTAAAGTACTTTGAGATAAAACGTTAACTAAACCCAAATCTTGAAGCTGCTTTTCACTACCATCCATTTTTTACTCTTCGGCGATACTGATCACCAGTTGCTGGGTACAAGTTCACTTCTTTACAGTTATCTTTTCTCCTAAGGATAAGGTTTTGAACTAAACTTATGTTCCACTTTTATTCAATGAGTTCGGACTCTTACCGAGgtgcgatgagatgagctctCTCAACTACAAAACGTTAAAATGTTCAATGGCCAATTACGCAGCAATTAATGGGGACACCACGGATCAATTTTCGATCTTACAGAGTCTGAGAATATCCCTTTAAACAGTCTACCTATATTCCCATTATAAACTCAAGAAAAATCAGATGATATGTAGAGCGTAAATCATTGGCAGACTTTTCTGAACGTAAACTACTGTATATGATAAAGGAGAATCATAATCAAACACTATGGTATCTTGACTTATCGAAGGAGAGCTATCATCCTAAAGAACATTAGTGGAAAAAAAACAATCGGGGCATACtgggaattgaacccaGGGCCTCTCGCACCCAAAGCGAGAATCATACCACTAGACCACACGCCCGAACTGTTGAAATTGTGTCATTTTGAGTTGGTAAAGTCCAGCAAATATCATTCTAggaaaaatttatcatGAGCTTACATAACATGTGACCAAAAATACTACCTAAGTCATACCCTTAAGAGGTCTAAGCCTAAGTCTCAGTTAGACTTGGGATAtggttcaaagaaagacAAGAGTCCTCTAGAGACCACAGAATCAGGATTTATTAATCATGTCACGAAGCCCGTATTCTTTTTCTATGTAATTAAACATTGGTTCACTACAATGtgaaaaaaggaaaaaaattaatcGGGGCATACtgggaattgaacccaGGGCCTCTCGCACCCAAAGCGAGAATCATACCACTAGACCACACGCCCTAATTGTGTTGTGAAAGCGAAGGAAGTGAGGAACTATACCTACTAATGTCAAGATACTGAAATTTAGACCCTATAGAAACCTATTTACACgaatttctttcatttcaCTAATCCTTCTTGTTGTTATCCAGAAGTTCAAGCTTCTTCAGCTCTTCACGAGGATCAAAATCACCAGAACATAGTTTATCGTACTGTTGATCATATCTTCCAGTAGATAGAGGTCCATTACCTCTAATTCTTTTAGTCATATCAACCATACCTCTTTTGCAGTCGAGGAATGCTTTCATCTGAGATATACATAGTAGGGGTAGctctttctttaattcaGGATCCTCAAAGCACTCTTGTGGAGTATGCCTTTCAATCATCACACATGGTGATCTCTGCAAACAGACTGCAACAGCCTTGTGTTGATCCTTACAACTGGCTCCCATCTTGAACCTTTATGATTTTAGTGCTTTTCACTCTTTAATAGGAACAGCAAAGAGAACTATGAGGTTGTTCATTAATCTCATGTGGAAAGTTTCAAGTACTCTTATACGTCGCCCTTATACCCCATAAATGGCAGGTGGAAGTTACAATAAATTTAGCGCTTGATAGTTCATCTTGATTGTGAAGCCCAATTCACATCAACTAGTCCAATCCAGATATTCTACTTCTTATGGCTTTTCGCTCTCTCTTGTTACCGGCCCTTTGTATGGCTTTTCTATGCAATACGGTCTATTCTTCATTCAGGATGATCAGAAATACGGATTCAAAGGGAACAAGTCACTTACGATTCATCAAAAAGAACTACGGCGAACAGTGCGTATACACTGTTTAAATGTCGCTGACCTATCTTCCAGGAAGACCCAACGACACACAACAATCTACATGCCAATCGTCCTGGCAAGGGCGAATAGTTTTCGCTTACTGTTCAGGTAATAACTTAATTATCCTGTCAAATGGCTTTCAACGATTGCAGACGATTTATCTAGAATCTGATAGTGTTGCCGTGGATATCAATCCACGTAATGGATTCATTGCAATTGGTTATGGTAACAAAGTTGGTATTTATAAACCAAAGCATCAAGTTATGAAGGCTCCCAGTTGGGTATTCTGTTGTGAGATAGTACATGACGATTCGAAGGTAAACAGCTTGAGTTGGGGGAATTTTAATGATTTAACGGTGGGTTCCAACTATCTttcattttggaagataAATGACGAATTTGGAGTTTACAAACCAGTGCTACAATGGAATAAGAAACAACCTAAACCGGTCTATCTGTGTATAACGTCACAGTGTTCACAGATGATTGcaagttttggaaaatatgaTACCTCTGTGAAATTGTGGAAGCGTATATCAATTAGTGGTGACCAGGTACTTTTTAATTTGACTTTGTTACCACATCCTGCACCAATATGTACGATGAGATGGAGAAAATCAGGTCGTTGTGAACCTTCAGAAAACCCAAATGGATTACAAGCAATCTATACTCTATGTGCTGATCAAAAGTTACGTGTATGGTTATGTTATGAGCTTGATTCTCTGCATAACGTTCAACATTGGGCTACTTtacaattagaagatgCACAAAGGTACTGTTTTACTATAGATAATTGGCTTCTCAAAGATCAACGTGATTTAGTACTTATTGCTGATCGAGAGGGCAATTTGGTCATCTATTCTCTATCGCATCTGTCAAGTGATCCGCCAAGACCCATAGCTAAGGAAAAACTATCGACAAAGTCcttttcatattcttcatTCGTGACAAAACCAgattttttatattttgCAGAGCTTCAACCTTGTGATGACAATACGGACGATCTTTCCTTGATCATTCACGATTTAAGAGGTGTCATCAGACAATCACGCATAACTGTGAGTCAGTTACTTGAAAGGAACCATTCTCAAATTGGTACTCTGGAACATAAATTTACTGGTCATAATAAATctgttcaaaaattgataagaAGTAGTGATGGTGAAGCTATGTTAACCATATCCAGATTTCTAGAATGTTGTGTATGGTGCCCGCAGCGTTTATCTGACGAGAGCTCATTAAAATTAAGAGGTGTCATTATCACAGAGGCCCCAGTAAAACATGCTATAATACACGAGAAGGGAAAACTTGTCATTTGTCTCCTAGAAAACTCGAAACTACAAGCATGGGAGTGTGCAGGCATTGAGGGGAAAtgtgatttgaaaagatctcATCTAAAATTCGAACAACAATTGGAAGCCTCCACGGCAGAACATGGAGAACCGCTATTGATGTTAAATACACCCGAAAGTGTGCACAATCATGATCGTCATTTCGTTGCATTAATTTACAAGGACGGTGCCATTAGAGCATTCGAAATTTCGTCGGACCAGGGGATCCAAGAGATTTATTCCGAGTCTTTAGAAATACCAGACAACCAAATACATCATATCGCCACAATCGACCCAGTGCATCAAAACTTTTTTAGTGATAGGCCACTCATATCATTGATGAGCAAGAATGCCACTGCGATTACCTACAAGGCGGTTGTTGATTGTGAGAAGAAGCTCATTCATTGGCATAAAAGTTGCGAATTTAAAACAGGAATGAAAGACGTGGTAGCCCTTCGAGGTTCATCCACAGGGAAACTGTGTACAGTGCATTGTAAGGGTAAAAAAATGTCTCTATGGGATTTGAATAAGCGCGTTTTAGAATACGAAGAGTCctttgatgatgaaatcaaagatGTAGATTGGACAAGCACGGAATATGGTCAAAGCATTGTTTCTATAGGGTTTTCTGGTTACGCTCTTTTGTACACCCAATTGAGATACGACTATACTAACCATAATCCTAGTTATTTACcaatagaaaaaattgacatAACTTCCCACACAGCACatcaaattggtgattcAATATGGTTAAAAGATGGTATGTTTGTAGTGGCCTCAGGAAACCAGTTTTACATTAAGGATAAATTCCTAGATCTAAACGATCCATTTACTCGTCGTTCCATCGGTTCCAGAAAAATTCTATCAAATGACATTCTTCACTTAAGCAGTGTTTTGAATGGTCCTCTACCTGTCTATCATcctcaatttttgatccaAGCAGTCTATGCAAATAAACTTCAATTGGTCAAAGAACTTTTATTAAGATTGTTTCTTGAGCTGAGAAAATTgacatttgaaaatgagAACTATTCTAAACTAACATCAGATCTAAAAACAAACTACAACAAGTTTCTGACAGCCCAAGACAACCAGTTCGAAAGGGATCAATTCCCTGACCCTTACCCCGAATTCAATAGGACGGTAGCGTTAGCACTATGCGAGCAATTGACTAAAATAACTTTACCGTATTTGACCAGACATCAACAGATTACTCTGAGTACAGTAGTGGAAGctgtagaagaaattttgagGAACGAATCTGTCGTGGATTACAATGGAATACGATTCCTTTTAGGCGTCAAATTGTATGCATCGCATAAAAATGTTCAAAAAACTATCTTGATGAGAGATGTAAACTGGGCTTTACATTCAGATAACAAAGAATTACTTTTATCGATCTTAGATAGCCATATCACTTCATGGGCGGCAGCCTGTGAATACAGGATCTCATTTTGGGCGAAAGAGGATGATCTAATTACAAAATTCGAgcaaattgcaaaatttgAGTTTTCAAAAGACGATAAGAGAGATCCTTCAAGATGTGGTATTTTTTACCTTGcgttaaagaagaagaaaattctaTTCAGTCTCTGGAAAATAAGCATTGGTCATCCTGAGCaacagaagatgataaagTTCCTAAGCAATGATTTCAGTGAAGCAAGATGGAGGAAAGCAGCTTTAAAAAACGCATTTGTGCTTCTCAGTAAGCATAGATACATGGATGCCGCAtgcttcttcctcttggCGGAGTGCCTGAAAGATTGCGTCAACGTATTATTCAAACAAGTCAAGGATCTAGACCTAGCTATTGGTGTCTGTAGAGTATTTGAAGGTGATAATGGTCCGGTTTTAGGTGAATTTCTCACTCAGCAAATTCTCCCTAATGCAATCCTACAGAACGACAGATGGATCAGCAGTTTTGTGTATTGGAAATTAAGGAGACATGATAAGGCCATTCGAACATTAGTCatggatccatttgatcTAGAAAAGGATACAGGGTTAGTTGATATGGACGGCGGAGTCAGTAAATCATTCCTAGCGGAAGATCCTGCATTATTGATGCTTTACTCCCATTTaagaaagagaaatatTAAATACTTTCTAGGATCATTGAAAGTGGAAGGTGAATTGGAGTACAGTTTAATTGGTAGAGTTGCTGATATTCTAAGGAGAATGGGATGTGACTACTTGGCACTGTCGTTGGTGAGAAATTGGGAATTTATTGGTGTACATGAGAAGTTAATATCTTCTAAGAACGAACAGAAGTCTTCGGAACTTTTCTCTAATGTCACCAATTCTCATCCAACGAACAAAATGAAACCCGGTATGTTCGAAAAGTTCGAAAATGATTCTCCTGATGTGACTTCCAGGCGCAAGACCAAAAACTTGTTAgatgatttctttaccGACTTGCCCAGTGAATCATCTGCGTCACCAGCTCCAACACAGGAAACCCATGATGATTTACCAGCTTCAGCTGATGAAACTAAACCATCTACAACAGCTTCTCGCAGTTTGTTAGATGATTTTGGGTCTCAAGAACCATCAGTTCCCAGAGACACTTCTGCGACATCCTCTACTACGATCGAACCTGTTAAGAGGACCCCACCATCGCAACCTCGCAATCTATTAGATGATTTCATGTAGTTATATGAACCCAAAAAATGTGcatataaaaaaaaaaaacgaaaacaaaaacaaaaactCTATTTATGACTTAAATTATTCCTCAGTGGATtcagtgaaaaatttggacaTAGTCTGTTTAgctttttccttcttcttttccaacTCCTTTTCTACACcttcaatcttttccacCACAACTTTATCTTGATCGTTTTTCTCCTGGCATGACTTGTAATCTTTGAGGGCCTCTTCCCACTTCCTCTTGGCGGAATAACTGTTACCTCTTCTGTAGAGTGCTTTGGCTTGATCTGCATCAGGGATGTTTTCCATCTCTAATAAATAAGTCGCATATTTGATAGATTCGTCATAATTTTGTAGGTAGTACAACACTAATGacaaattcaaatagagtttacttttcaaattgatgaagttgattCTGTTAGCCTTATCCACACTTTCTTCCGGAATAAATTCATTGACATATCGCAAAGATTTTATATATTTGTAGTATGCATTCTGGaaatccttcttcttgtatAACAAAGTACCTGATTCCTTAATGGTGTTTGCTACTTTGAAGGCAAGTGTAaaattatcttcatcaaaattttcattatcatctgGATATTCTTCATAGATATCACCCCCAATGGTATCATTACTGGCATTATGCAGAGGTAAAGGATCACCTTCAGACCACTTACCAGAACTAACAATTCTTATACATGATTCAGGGAATCCATCAGAATCCACCGAACAGCGTTCAATGGTACGAACTACAGATTTACCATGAACCACACGGCCAAATAACGTATGCTTACCGTTCAAATGAGGTGCAGGACTTGtagtaatgaaaaattgtgaaCTATTGGTGTTCGGTTCACCTTTATTAGCCATTGCAAGCAGAAATGGTTTATCAAAGTTTTTTaaattctcatcttcaaaatctccAAAGCATAACGATTCTGCATCTCTTTTAATTAGGTCTTCTGTGGATGCATATATGGAGCATCCACCTTTACCAGTATTATCATTCTTTTCATATTTATCTGAACAATGGAAAACATCACCGGCTtgaattgcaaaattcttgaCCACACGATGGAAATAGTTATTCCTAAACTTCAATGGGGTATCTTCGAGATATGAATCTGCTGCAGTACATAATATCACAAAATTATCCACAGTCTTGGGTGCCTCTTTCTCATAAAGCTCGAAGACAATGCGTCCAATGGGACTATCGCCAATACTGATATCGAAAAATGTCTTAGGATTCAGTGACATATCCTTCAGCAACTAATTGATATACTTTAGGTCCTCGAGAATAGCGAATATTGTCACTATAATCAATGCTCATCACTAATTTcgatattttttcaaatttcagATTACCCGCACAAAAGTCTAAAGCGGGCTCCTTCAAGGAAAAACAAATACTAATAGTAAATGAACAAGAAGTGTTATTCAGTAGAGTCCTGTTACGAACCCATTGAAGGGAAACAGGATCAGGTCGGTTTTTGGATTTCTGGGAGCCTCTTATTCCAATTCTCTGTTTCCCATttgttaaagatgaattcGGATTATGTGGTGGCTGTTGATCCGGTCACCATTGTGATCAAGGAATGCATTAACCTTTCCACTGCAATGAGGAAATACTCCAAGTTTAGATCCCAG includes these proteins:
- the RAD26 gene encoding DNA-dependent ATPase RAD26 (similar to uniprot|P40352 Saccharomyces cerevisiae YJR035W RAD26 Protein involved in transcription-coupled repair nucleotide excision repair of UV-induced DNA lesions homolog of human CSB protein): MDGSEKQLQDLGLVNVLSQSTLEQRIQNDATSLINQQLLEQEQGRLERAQNAVEKCNDKIGLLTRRWNNASRISARQKLQEQIDEIKNNELPPILSDIKDIRKRLRDLKKSQKSDATRDSSQDEGKKPGESERDYLVRTGQVTAFGSKRGFEVANDSEEGEEENQEQEENDVAKKSPPSNDDDDDYKDEDMDDEENDLDVSQGEDVKEENDIVLQPGAVKDDGDEYFYQKRLRQWCNRRAQGRKTDNNPDWPEWRKKHQEFPDAKLDDEFRIPGEIYSLLFNYQRTCVQWLYELYQQKCGGIIGDEMGLGKTIQVIAFLAALHHSNQLDGPVLIVCPATVMKQWCTEFHHWWPPFRTVILHSIGAGMASKKKMSEDELEDMIMSGDPNQFSYGDLENSSKTKAQVESDNLLQTLIDKVAKDGHVLITTYVGLRIHADKLLKINWAYGILDEGHKIRNPDSDISLTCKKLKTPNRLILSGTPIQNNLTELWSLFDFIFPGKLGTLPIFQQQFVQPINMGGYANATNIQVQTGYKCAVALRDLISPYLLRRVKADVAKDLPEKKEMVLFCKLTQVQRRKYLEFLHSRELEDIKGGKRRVLYGIDILRKICNHPDLLDRDERSKEASYGDPKRSGKMQVVKQLLLLWRKEGHKALLFTQSRQMLDILQEFIAFKDQELTGLKFLRMDGTTTISIRQSLVDEFNRGDYNVFLLTTRVGGIGVNLTGANRIIIFDPDWNPSTDMQARERAWRIGQKREVSIYRLMVTGSIEEKIYHRQIFKQFLTNKILSDPKQKRFFKMNELHDLFTLGGENGHATEELESEVQQRTEGLKNSKSDESDDFEKVVNLIGVSKLESFYTGKESQENSKKDDDRLIEGLLGESGLAGAATHESMMSSHSNGSSDIITREASKLADAAVNALRKSRRARKKFDVGTPTWTGKFGQAGKIRKKRDKDVPGSSAILANIRNAQKQAENIPSQESTSEEVEEKQVILRQIENYLHKCPDYFATSSDVINNIKVNLSTKEDVIKIRALLKVIATFDKTRKGWKLNEEFINSEY
- the PET191 gene encoding Pet191p (similar to uniprot|Q02772 Saccharomyces cerevisiae YJR034W PET191 Protein required for assembly of cytochrome c oxidase), translated to MGASCKDQHKAVAVCLQRSPCVMIERHTPQECFEDPELKKELPLLCISQMKAFLDCKRGMVDMTKRIRGNGPLSTGRYDQQYDKLCSGDFDPREELKKLELLDNNKKD
- the RAV1 gene encoding Rav1p (similar to uniprot|P47104 Saccharomyces cerevisiae YJR033C RAV1 Subunit of the RAVE complex (Rav1p Rav2p Skp1p) which promotes assembly of the V-ATPase holoenzyme required for transport between the early and late endosome/PVC and for localization of TGN membrane proteins potential Cdc28p substrate), which codes for MSLTYLPGRPNDTQQSTCQSSWQGRIVFAYCSGNNLIILSNGFQRLQTIYLESDSVAVDINPRNGFIAIGYGNKVGIYKPKHQVMKAPSWVFCCEIVHDDSKVNSLSWGNFNDLTVGSNYLSFWKINDEFGVYKPVLQWNKKQPKPVYLCITSQCSQMIASFGKYDTSVKLWKRISISGDQVLFNLTLLPHPAPICTMRWRKSGRCEPSENPNGLQAIYTLCADQKLRVWLCYELDSLHNVQHWATLQLEDAQRYCFTIDNWLLKDQRDLVLIADREGNLVIYSLSHLSSDPPRPIAKEKLSTKSFSYSSFVTKPDFLYFAELQPCDDNTDDLSLIIHDLRGVIRQSRITVSQLLERNHSQIGTLEHKFTGHNKSVQKLIRSSDGEAMLTISRFLECCVWCPQRLSDESSLKLRGVIITEAPVKHAIIHEKGKLVICLLENSKLQAWECAGIEGKCDLKRSHLKFEQQLEASTAEHGEPLLMLNTPESVHNHDRHFVALIYKDGAIRAFEISSDQGIQEIYSESLEIPDNQIHHIATIDPVHQNFFSDRPLISLMSKNATAITYKAVVDCEKKLIHWHKSCEFKTGMKDVVALRGSSTGKLCTVHCKGKKMSLWDLNKRVLEYEESFDDEIKDVDWTSTEYGQSIVSIGFSGYALLYTQLRYDYTNHNPSYLPIEKIDITSHTAHQIGDSIWLKDGMFVVASGNQFYIKDKFLDLNDPFTRRSIGSRKILSNDILHLSSVLNGPLPVYHPQFLIQAVYANKLQLVKELLLRLFLELRKLTFENENYSKLTSDLKTNYNKFLTAQDNQFERDQFPDPYPEFNRTVALALCEQLTKITLPYLTRHQQITLSTVVEAVEEILRNESVVDYNGIRFLLGVKLYASHKNVQKTILMRDVNWALHSDNKELLLSILDSHITSWAAACEYRISFWAKEDDLITKFEQIAKFEFSKDDKRDPSRCGIFYLALKKKKILFSLWKISIGHPEQQKMIKFLSNDFSEARWRKAALKNAFVLLSKHRYMDAACFFLLAECLKDCVNVLFKQVKDLDLAIGVCRVFEGDNGPVLGEFLTQQILPNAILQNDRWISSFVYWKLRRHDKAIRTLVMDPFDLEKDTGLVDMDGGVSKSFLAEDPALLMLYSHLRKRNIKYFLGSLKVEGELEYSLIGRVADILRRMGCDYLALSLVRNWEFIGVHEKLISSKNEQKSSELFSNVTNSHPTNKMKPGMFEKFENDSPDVTSRRKTKNLLDDFFTDLPSESSASPAPTQETHDDLPASADETKPSTTASRSLLDDFGSQEPSVPRDTSATSSTTIEPVKRTPPSQPRNLLDDFM
- the CPR7 gene encoding peptidylprolyl isomerase CPR7 (similar to uniprot|P47103 Saccharomyces cerevisiae YJR032W CPR7 Peptidyl-prolyl cis-trans isomerase (cyclophilin) catalyzes the cis-trans isomerization of peptide bonds N-terminal to proline residues binds to Hsp82p and contributes to chaperone activity); translated protein: MSLNPKTFFDISIGDSPIGRIVFELYEKEAPKTVDNFVILCTAADSYLEDTPLKFRNNYFHRVVKNFAIQAGDVFHCSDKYEKNDNTGKGGCSIYASTEDLIKRDAESLCFGDFEDENLKNFDKPFLLAMANKGEPNTNSSQFFITTSPAPHLNGKHTLFGRVVHGKSVVRTIERCSVDSDGFPESCIRIVSSGKWSEGDPLPLHNASNDTIGGDIYEEYPDDNENFDEDNFTLAFKVANTIKESGTLLYKKKDFQNAYYKYIKSLRYVNEFIPEESVDKANRINFINLKSKLYLNLSLVLYYLQNYDESIKYATYLLEMENIPDADQAKALYRRGNSYSAKRKWEEALKDYKSCQEKNDQDKVVVEKIEGVEKELEKKKEKAKQTMSKFFTESTEE